In Hemitrygon akajei chromosome 9, sHemAka1.3, whole genome shotgun sequence, the following are encoded in one genomic region:
- the cnr1 gene encoding cannabinoid receptor 1: protein MKSLLEALSDTTFRTITTDLLYIASNEVQYDDSKLDLNMTKVGYVTQNRHPPLGKGNPHLEKMTSGEELISSANLHDSVNASNFLYNQSIVNDTIKCGENFMDMECFMILTPSQQMAIAVLALTLGTFTVLENVLILFVIIRSRTLRYKPSYHFIGSLAVADLLGSVIFVYSFVDFHVFQTKDSPSVFLFKLGGVTASFTASVGSLFLTAIDRYISIHKPLAYKRIVTRPKAVVAFTVMWTISIIIAVLPLLGWNCKKLKSVCSDIFPLIDENYLMFWIGITSVLLIFIIYAYVYILWKAHAHAVRMIQRGTQKSIIVQVAEGTRVQTVRLDQTRMDIRLAKTLVLILVVLIICWGPLLAIMVYDVFGKMNKLVKTIFAFCSMLCLLNSTVNPIIYALRSKDLRHAFRSMFCSCKGASAQPLENSLESDCQQKQANYPGTMQAAARNCIKSTVKVAQVAISVSTETSAEAV, encoded by the coding sequence ATGAAATCTCTACTGGAAGCCCTTTCAGACACAACTTTCAGGACAATTACGACAGACCTCCTTTATATTGCATCTAATGAAGTTCAATACGATGACAGTAAGTTGGACCTCAACATGACAAAAGTTGGTTATGTCACACAGAATCGGCACCCCCCCCTTGGAAAGGGCAATCCCCACCTAGAGAAAATGACATCAGGGGAGGAACTTATATCCAGTGCCAACCTCCATGATTCAGTGAATGCTAGTAACTTCCTGTACAACCAATCAATTGTGAATGATACAATAAAGTGTGGAGAAAACTTCATGGACATGGAATGCTTTATGATTCTGACCCCCAGTCAACAGATGGCAATTGCTGTATTGGCATTGACTTTGGGGACTTTCACGGTCCTAGAGAATGTATTGATTCTGTTCGTCATTATCCGATCTCGCACTCTCAGATACAAACCATCTTATCATTTTATTGGCAGCCTGGCTGTTGCTGACCTTTTGGGCAGTGTGATATTTGTATATAGTTTTGTAGATTTCCACGTGTTTCAAACGAAAGACAGCCCAAGTGTCTTCCTATTCAAACTAGGTGGCGTCACCGCTTCTTTCACTGCTTCAGTGGGTAGCCTCTTCCTGACTGCCATAGACCGATACATCTCCATACACAAGCCTCTTGCCTATAAGAGGATTGTCACGCGGCCAAAGGCGGTTGTCGCTTTCACTGTCATGTGGACCATATCTATAATAATTGCCGTCCTCCCTCTGTTGGGCTGGAACTGTAAAAAACTGAAATCTGTCTGCTCCGATATCTTCCCACTCATTGACGAGAATTACTTAATGTTCTGGATTGGTATTACTAGCGTTTTGTTGATTTTTATCATTTATGCCTATGTCTATATACTGTGGAAGGCTCACGCCCATGCTGTCCGCATGATTCAACGTGGCACCCAGAAGAGCATAATTGTCCAGGTGGCTGAAGGCACCAGGGTGCAAACTGTTCGACTTGATCAAACCCGCATGGACATCCGGCTGGCCAAGACACTTGTCCTCATCCTTGTCGTTCTCATTATCTGCTGGGGTCCTCTCCTTGCCATCATGGTGTACGATGTCTTCGGGAAAATGAACAAACTGGTAAAGACAATATTTGCCTTCTGCAGTATGCTGTGTTTGCTCAATTCAACAGTCAATCCTATTATCTATGCTCTGAGAAGCAAAGATCTGAGGCATGCTTTCCGTAGCATGTTCTGCTCCTGTAAGGGAGCTTCAGCCCAGCCATTGGAAAACAGCCTCGAGTCAGACTGCCAGCAGAAGCAAGCGAACTATCCTGGCACCATGCAAGCAGCAGCCAGGAACTGCATCAAAAGCACTGTGAAAGTAGCTCAAGTGGCCATCTCCGTCTCCACGGAGACATCAGCTGAGGCTGTGTGA